From Garra rufa chromosome 19, GarRuf1.0, whole genome shotgun sequence, the proteins below share one genomic window:
- the ehmt1b gene encoding histone-lysine N-methyltransferase EHMT1 isoform X2, which produces MASMKTEPSSLANGNSGKRETMKSEGTKESRSDQEEGGDEDHSNGQADPLREATELNGTYENTDTKRTEQNLSAQGSPARSSTMENGLSETEPPHGSTVGSNGYILNKQQEDTVSAPHRTNWSPVGGSTLGHGTNKSSPPSASTLRPPDQGSSNSAASPTERRAETETKNGIVSNTPPPTIHRARKTMSRPASNQILKLLNRENKEPVVVKDDSLSKPEAVQPQPSLIQNQLPQSQTDVTSVLNTTPAKPQTVEPRPVSPSVAAVSRKKKRKMGTYSLVPKKKNKVLKQRTVLEMFQRMSQSQANPQAKEAVHVNGERMENESDEEESEEGEDTEEDEELGREDIAKASQEGSKIASGSQPLEEEQESEESPEGEGEEEGNESDLSSESSLKKKWKKKVKGDHAWLRPSRKRKRKLKAKTEGLSGMESQSQSESQSSPSAPSDNRKEYKEVPLDSLNLAAQEALLTSPSTAVSGSVVSTDADMVQELPLCSCRMEMPKSREILTLADRKCMATESIDGQLSRCQSAVLKHEMMRPSNSVQLLVLCEDHRTGMVKHQCCPGCGFFCRAGVFMECQPEVNISHRFHRACASVLNGQSFCPHCGEEVSKAKEVTIAKADTTSTVPLTHGPCTPSTSEGKADTTTGGSTRLSVLGEGKADSTLSKPQSQDTSVSPLGSKIVPVGAGSGIGSPPGPPKETLESVLLALDAEKPKKLRFHPKQLYISAKQGELQKVLLMLVDGIDPNFKMESQNKRTPLHVAAEAGHQEVCHMLVQAGANLDMCDEDQRTPLMEACENNHLDTVRYLLRAGAIVSHKDVEGSTCLHLAAKTGHFGIVQHLLSTGLVDINCQDDGGWTAMIWATEYKHVDQVKLLLSKGADINIRDKEENICLHWAAFSGCVEIAEILLDAKCDLNAVNIHGDSPSHIASREGRVDCVNMFLSRGADISLKNKEGETPMECCSQNSKVWNALQASKKQKEANSKNGPIEKLLNRDIARGYEKVPIPCVNAVDSEPCPDNYKYVPDSCVTSPMNIDKNITHLQYCVCKDDCSSASCMCGQLSLRCWYDKESRLLPEFCNEEPPLIFECNHACSCWRNCKNRVVQNGLRIRLQLFRTQMMGWGVKTLQDIPQGTFVCEYVGEIISDAEADVRENDSYLFSLDSKVGDMYCVDARFYGNISRFINHHCEPNLFPCRVFTSHQDLRFPHIAFFASKNISAGDELGFDYGDHFWDVKGKLFSCQCGSSKCKHSATAVAQSQADSTPGDQQPSALPDTSSSTPSSPS; this is translated from the exons CCCTCCAGTTTGGCCAATGGGAATTCAGGCAAGAGGGAAACCATGAAGTCCGAGGGGACAAAAGAGTCTCGTAGTGATCAAGAAGAGG GAGGAGATGAAGATCACTCAAACGGGCAAGCAGACCCTCTCAGAGAGGCCACTGAGTTGAATGGGACCTATGAAAACACGGACACAAAGAGAACTGAACAGAACCTCTCTGCGCAAGGGTCACCAGCTCGATCCTCAACCATGGAGAACGGACTGTCAGAGACTGAGCCGCCCCATGGCTCTACAGTGGGCAGCAATGGATATATTCTAAACAAACAGCAGGAAGACACAGTATCGGCCCCACATAGGACTAACTGGTCCCCCGTAGGGGGTTCCACATTGGGGCATGGGACTAATAAAAGCTCGCCACCTTCAGCTTCTACATTGCGACCCCCAGATCAGGGTTCTTCAAACAGTGCTGCAAGCCCAACAGAGAGACGAGCGGAAACAGAGACTAAAAACGGCATAGTGTCCAATACACCCCCACCAACGATACACCGTGCACGCAAAACTATGTCAAGGCCGGCATCAAACCAGATACTAAAG CTTTTGAACAGGGAAAACAAGGAGCCAGTCGTGGTGAAAGATGACAGTCTGAGTAAACCAGAGGCAGTGCAGCCTCAGCCATCTCTAATCCAGAATCAGCTACCTCAAAGCCAAACTGACGTCACATCTGTACTGAACACCACACCAGCCAAGCCACAAACAG TTGAACCCAGACCTGTCTCTCCCTCAGTAGCAGCCGTGTCAaggaagaagaaaagaaagatggGAACATATAGTCTTGTGCCCAAGAAGAAAAATAAAGTCTTGAAACAACGCACAGTTCTGGAGATGTTTCAGCGCATGTCCCAGTCTCAAGCCAACCCTCAG GCAAAGGAAGCCGTGCATGTGAATGGCGAGAGAATGGAGAACGAGTCTGATGAGGAAGAGTCAGAGGAAGGAGAAGACACGGAAGAGGATGAGGAGCTAGGCAGAGAGGATATAGCCAAAGCCTCTCAGGAGGGATCCAAGATAGCTTCAGGTTCTCAG CCTCTTGAAGAAGAACAGGAGTCCGAGGAGTCACCAGAGGGTGAAGGTGAAGAGGAAGGGAATGAATCAGACTTG AGTTCAGAGTCCAGTTTGAAAAAGAAATGGAAAAAGAAAGTCAAAGGGGACCACGCCTGGCTCCGACCATCAAGGAAACGCAAGAGGAAATTGAAAGCGAAAACCGAAGGACTTTCAG GAATGGAGTCCCAGTCTCAATCTGAGAGCCAGAGCTCCCCATCAGCCCCTTCTGACAATAGGAAAGAATATAAGGAAGTCCCACTAGACTCCCTCAACTTAGCAGCACAGGAAGCATTACTGACATCTCCGAGCACAG CTGTTTCAGGGTCAGTGGTGAGCACAGATGCTGACATGGTGCAGGAACTGCCTCTGTGCAGCTGTCGAATGGAGATGCCTAAGAGCCGAGAAATTCTCACGCTTGCGGACAGGAAGTGTATGGCAACCGAGAGCATTGACGGTCAG CTGAGCCGTTGTCAGAGTGCAGTGCTGAAGCACGAGATGATGAGGCCTTCAAACTCAGTCCAACTGCTGGTTCTGTGTGAAGACCATCGCACGGGCATGGTCAAACATCAGTGCTGCCCAGGCTGTGGCTTCTTTTGCAGAGCC GGCGTCTTCATGGAGTGTCAGCCAGAGGTGAACATCTCCCACCGGTTTCATCGAGCCTGTGCCTCGGTGCTCAACGGTCAGAGCTTTTGTCCACACTGTGGAGAGGAGGTCAGCAAGGCGAAAGAGGTCACCATTGCCAAGGCCGATACGACGTCTACTGTGCCTCTCACACATGGCCCTTGCACACCCAGCACCTCAGAGGGCAAAGCAGACACCACCACTGGAGG GTCCACCCGGCTCTCGGTTCTTGGAGAGGGCAAAGCAGACAGCACCTTATCTAAACCACAGTCACAGGACACATCTGTGTCCCCTTTGGGCTCCAAAATCGTACCTGTAGGAGCTGGGTCTGGAATCGGATCTCCACCAGGACCACCTAAAGAAACTCTGGAAAGTGTCCTGCTGGCTCTAGATGCAGAGAA ACCCAAGAAGCTTCGGTTTCACCCAAAACAGCTGTATATTTCTGCCAAACAAGGAGAGCTGCAGAAGGTCTTATTGATGTTGG TGGATGGAATAGACCCTAACTTCAAAATGGAAAGCCAAAACAAACGCACACCGCTCCATGTAGCAGCTGAAGCAGGTCATCAGGAAGTCTGCCATATGCTGGTGCAG GCTGGTGCAAACCTTGACATGTGTGATGAGGACCAGCGGACGCCCCTTATGGAGGCCTGTGAGAACAATCATCTTGACACAGTACGCTATCTTCTGAGGGCTGGAGCCATCGTCTCTCACAAG GATGTTGAAGGTTCAACATGTCTCCATCTTGCTGCTAAGACTGGGCACTTCGGCATTGTACAACATTTGCTGTCTACAGGGCTTGTAGATATTAACTGCCAG GATGATGGAGGTTGGACAGCCATGATTTGGGCCACGGAGTACAAACATGTAGACCAAGTAAAACTCTTGCTCTCCAAAGGGGCTGATATCAACATTCGAGACAAG GAGGAAAATATCTGTTTGCACTGGGCGGCATTCTCTGGCTGTGTGGAGATAGCTGAGATCCTGCTTGATGCCAAGTGTGATCTCAACGCTGTCAACATCCATGGAGACTCACCCTCGCACATAGCATCACGGGAGGGCCGGGTCGACTGTGTGAA catgtttctgTCACGGGGGGCTGACATAAGCCTTAAAAACAAAGAAGGAGAGACGCCTATGGAGTGCTGCAGCCAGAACTCGAAAGTTTGGAATGCCCTTCAAGCTAGCAAAAAGCAGAAAGAAGCTAACAGCAAGAATGGCCCTATAGAGAAGCTTCTCAACAG GGACATCGCCAGAGGCTACGAGAAAGTCCCCATCCCGTGTGTGAATGCAGTGGATAGCGAACCCTGTCCTGACAACTACAAATATGTCCCTGATAGCTGTGTGACATCCCCGATGAACATTGACAAAAACATCACCCACTTGCAG TACTGCGTCTGTAAGGACGATTGCTCCTCAGCTAGTTGCATGTGTGGCCAACTCAGCTTGCGCTGCTGGTATGATAAA GAGAGCCGTCTGCTGCCTGAGTTCTGCAATGAGGAGCCACCTCTTATATTTGAGTGCAACCATGCCTGCTCATGCTGGAGAAACTGCAAAAACCGTGTGGTACAGAACGGCCTGAG GATAAGACTGCAGTTGTTCAGGACACAGATGATGGGATGGGGTGTCAAGACATTACAGGATATCCCACAAGGAACGTTTGTGTGCGA ATACGTGGGAGAAATCATCTCTGACGCCGAAGCAGATGTCAGAGAAAATGACTCCTATCTTTTCAGTCTGGACAGCAAG GTGGGTGATATGTACTGTGTTGATGCGCGTTTCTACGGCAACATCAGCCGTTTCATAAACCATCACTGCGAGCCGAATCTGTTCCCGTGTCGAGTGTTCACCTCTCACCAGGACCTCAGATTTCCTCACATCGCGTTCTTCGCCTCCAAGAACATCAGTGCCGGAGACGAACTCGG GTTTGATTACGGCGATCACTTTTGGGACGTTAAAGGGAAGCTGTTCAGCTGCCAGTGTGGCTCATCCAAATGCAAGCACTCAGCCACCGCCGTCGCCCAGAGTCAGGCAGACAGCACGCCGGGAGACCAGCAGCCCAGCGCCCTGCCCGATACCAGCTCGTCCACCCCATCCAGCCCCAGCTAA
- the ehmt1b gene encoding histone-lysine N-methyltransferase EHMT1 isoform X3: MPSSLANGNSGKRETMKSEGTKESRSDQEEGGDEDHSNGQADPLREATELNGTYENTDTKRTEQNLSAQGSPARSSTMENGLSETEPPHGSTVGSNGYILNKQQEDTVSAPHRTNWSPVGGSTLGHGTNKSSPPSASTLRPPDQGSSNSAASPTERRAETETKNGIVSNTPPPTIHRARKTMSRPASNQILKLLNRENKEPVVVKDDSLSKPEAVQPQPSLIQNQLPQSQTDVTSVLNTTPAKPQTVEPRPVSPSVAAVSRKKKRKMGTYSLVPKKKNKVLKQRTVLEMFQRMSQSQANPQQAKEAVHVNGERMENESDEEESEEGEDTEEDEELGREDIAKASQEGSKIASGSQPLEEEQESEESPEGEGEEEGNESDLSSESSLKKKWKKKVKGDHAWLRPSRKRKRKLKAKTEGLSGMESQSQSESQSSPSAPSDNRKEYKEVPLDSLNLAAQEALLTSPSTAVSGSVVSTDADMVQELPLCSCRMEMPKSREILTLADRKCMATESIDGQLSRCQSAVLKHEMMRPSNSVQLLVLCEDHRTGMVKHQCCPGCGFFCRAGVFMECQPEVNISHRFHRACASVLNGQSFCPHCGEEVSKAKEVTIAKADTTSTVPLTHGPCTPSTSEGKADTTTGGSTRLSVLGEGKADSTLSKPQSQDTSVSPLGSKIVPVGAGSGIGSPPGPPKETLESVLLALDAEKPKKLRFHPKQLYISAKQGELQKVLLMLVDGIDPNFKMESQNKRTPLHVAAEAGHQEVCHMLVQAGANLDMCDEDQRTPLMEACENNHLDTVRYLLRAGAIVSHKDVEGSTCLHLAAKTGHFGIVQHLLSTGLVDINCQDDGGWTAMIWATEYKHVDQVKLLLSKGADINIRDKEENICLHWAAFSGCVEIAEILLDAKCDLNAVNIHGDSPSHIASREGRVDCVNMFLSRGADISLKNKEGETPMECCSQNSKVWNALQASKKQKEANSKNGPIEKLLNRDIARGYEKVPIPCVNAVDSEPCPDNYKYVPDSCVTSPMNIDKNITHLQYCVCKDDCSSASCMCGQLSLRCWYDKESRLLPEFCNEEPPLIFECNHACSCWRNCKNRVVQNGLRIRLQLFRTQMMGWGVKTLQDIPQGTFVCEYVGEIISDAEADVRENDSYLFSLDSKVGDMYCVDARFYGNISRFINHHCEPNLFPCRVFTSHQDLRFPHIAFFASKNISAGDELGFDYGDHFWDVKGKLFSCQCGSSKCKHSATAVAQSQADSTPGDQQPSALPDTSSSTPSSPS, from the exons ATG CCCTCCAGTTTGGCCAATGGGAATTCAGGCAAGAGGGAAACCATGAAGTCCGAGGGGACAAAAGAGTCTCGTAGTGATCAAGAAGAGG GAGGAGATGAAGATCACTCAAACGGGCAAGCAGACCCTCTCAGAGAGGCCACTGAGTTGAATGGGACCTATGAAAACACGGACACAAAGAGAACTGAACAGAACCTCTCTGCGCAAGGGTCACCAGCTCGATCCTCAACCATGGAGAACGGACTGTCAGAGACTGAGCCGCCCCATGGCTCTACAGTGGGCAGCAATGGATATATTCTAAACAAACAGCAGGAAGACACAGTATCGGCCCCACATAGGACTAACTGGTCCCCCGTAGGGGGTTCCACATTGGGGCATGGGACTAATAAAAGCTCGCCACCTTCAGCTTCTACATTGCGACCCCCAGATCAGGGTTCTTCAAACAGTGCTGCAAGCCCAACAGAGAGACGAGCGGAAACAGAGACTAAAAACGGCATAGTGTCCAATACACCCCCACCAACGATACACCGTGCACGCAAAACTATGTCAAGGCCGGCATCAAACCAGATACTAAAG CTTTTGAACAGGGAAAACAAGGAGCCAGTCGTGGTGAAAGATGACAGTCTGAGTAAACCAGAGGCAGTGCAGCCTCAGCCATCTCTAATCCAGAATCAGCTACCTCAAAGCCAAACTGACGTCACATCTGTACTGAACACCACACCAGCCAAGCCACAAACAG TTGAACCCAGACCTGTCTCTCCCTCAGTAGCAGCCGTGTCAaggaagaagaaaagaaagatggGAACATATAGTCTTGTGCCCAAGAAGAAAAATAAAGTCTTGAAACAACGCACAGTTCTGGAGATGTTTCAGCGCATGTCCCAGTCTCAAGCCAACCCTCAG CAGGCAAAGGAAGCCGTGCATGTGAATGGCGAGAGAATGGAGAACGAGTCTGATGAGGAAGAGTCAGAGGAAGGAGAAGACACGGAAGAGGATGAGGAGCTAGGCAGAGAGGATATAGCCAAAGCCTCTCAGGAGGGATCCAAGATAGCTTCAGGTTCTCAG CCTCTTGAAGAAGAACAGGAGTCCGAGGAGTCACCAGAGGGTGAAGGTGAAGAGGAAGGGAATGAATCAGACTTG AGTTCAGAGTCCAGTTTGAAAAAGAAATGGAAAAAGAAAGTCAAAGGGGACCACGCCTGGCTCCGACCATCAAGGAAACGCAAGAGGAAATTGAAAGCGAAAACCGAAGGACTTTCAG GAATGGAGTCCCAGTCTCAATCTGAGAGCCAGAGCTCCCCATCAGCCCCTTCTGACAATAGGAAAGAATATAAGGAAGTCCCACTAGACTCCCTCAACTTAGCAGCACAGGAAGCATTACTGACATCTCCGAGCACAG CTGTTTCAGGGTCAGTGGTGAGCACAGATGCTGACATGGTGCAGGAACTGCCTCTGTGCAGCTGTCGAATGGAGATGCCTAAGAGCCGAGAAATTCTCACGCTTGCGGACAGGAAGTGTATGGCAACCGAGAGCATTGACGGTCAG CTGAGCCGTTGTCAGAGTGCAGTGCTGAAGCACGAGATGATGAGGCCTTCAAACTCAGTCCAACTGCTGGTTCTGTGTGAAGACCATCGCACGGGCATGGTCAAACATCAGTGCTGCCCAGGCTGTGGCTTCTTTTGCAGAGCC GGCGTCTTCATGGAGTGTCAGCCAGAGGTGAACATCTCCCACCGGTTTCATCGAGCCTGTGCCTCGGTGCTCAACGGTCAGAGCTTTTGTCCACACTGTGGAGAGGAGGTCAGCAAGGCGAAAGAGGTCACCATTGCCAAGGCCGATACGACGTCTACTGTGCCTCTCACACATGGCCCTTGCACACCCAGCACCTCAGAGGGCAAAGCAGACACCACCACTGGAGG GTCCACCCGGCTCTCGGTTCTTGGAGAGGGCAAAGCAGACAGCACCTTATCTAAACCACAGTCACAGGACACATCTGTGTCCCCTTTGGGCTCCAAAATCGTACCTGTAGGAGCTGGGTCTGGAATCGGATCTCCACCAGGACCACCTAAAGAAACTCTGGAAAGTGTCCTGCTGGCTCTAGATGCAGAGAA ACCCAAGAAGCTTCGGTTTCACCCAAAACAGCTGTATATTTCTGCCAAACAAGGAGAGCTGCAGAAGGTCTTATTGATGTTGG TGGATGGAATAGACCCTAACTTCAAAATGGAAAGCCAAAACAAACGCACACCGCTCCATGTAGCAGCTGAAGCAGGTCATCAGGAAGTCTGCCATATGCTGGTGCAG GCTGGTGCAAACCTTGACATGTGTGATGAGGACCAGCGGACGCCCCTTATGGAGGCCTGTGAGAACAATCATCTTGACACAGTACGCTATCTTCTGAGGGCTGGAGCCATCGTCTCTCACAAG GATGTTGAAGGTTCAACATGTCTCCATCTTGCTGCTAAGACTGGGCACTTCGGCATTGTACAACATTTGCTGTCTACAGGGCTTGTAGATATTAACTGCCAG GATGATGGAGGTTGGACAGCCATGATTTGGGCCACGGAGTACAAACATGTAGACCAAGTAAAACTCTTGCTCTCCAAAGGGGCTGATATCAACATTCGAGACAAG GAGGAAAATATCTGTTTGCACTGGGCGGCATTCTCTGGCTGTGTGGAGATAGCTGAGATCCTGCTTGATGCCAAGTGTGATCTCAACGCTGTCAACATCCATGGAGACTCACCCTCGCACATAGCATCACGGGAGGGCCGGGTCGACTGTGTGAA catgtttctgTCACGGGGGGCTGACATAAGCCTTAAAAACAAAGAAGGAGAGACGCCTATGGAGTGCTGCAGCCAGAACTCGAAAGTTTGGAATGCCCTTCAAGCTAGCAAAAAGCAGAAAGAAGCTAACAGCAAGAATGGCCCTATAGAGAAGCTTCTCAACAG GGACATCGCCAGAGGCTACGAGAAAGTCCCCATCCCGTGTGTGAATGCAGTGGATAGCGAACCCTGTCCTGACAACTACAAATATGTCCCTGATAGCTGTGTGACATCCCCGATGAACATTGACAAAAACATCACCCACTTGCAG TACTGCGTCTGTAAGGACGATTGCTCCTCAGCTAGTTGCATGTGTGGCCAACTCAGCTTGCGCTGCTGGTATGATAAA GAGAGCCGTCTGCTGCCTGAGTTCTGCAATGAGGAGCCACCTCTTATATTTGAGTGCAACCATGCCTGCTCATGCTGGAGAAACTGCAAAAACCGTGTGGTACAGAACGGCCTGAG GATAAGACTGCAGTTGTTCAGGACACAGATGATGGGATGGGGTGTCAAGACATTACAGGATATCCCACAAGGAACGTTTGTGTGCGA ATACGTGGGAGAAATCATCTCTGACGCCGAAGCAGATGTCAGAGAAAATGACTCCTATCTTTTCAGTCTGGACAGCAAG GTGGGTGATATGTACTGTGTTGATGCGCGTTTCTACGGCAACATCAGCCGTTTCATAAACCATCACTGCGAGCCGAATCTGTTCCCGTGTCGAGTGTTCACCTCTCACCAGGACCTCAGATTTCCTCACATCGCGTTCTTCGCCTCCAAGAACATCAGTGCCGGAGACGAACTCGG GTTTGATTACGGCGATCACTTTTGGGACGTTAAAGGGAAGCTGTTCAGCTGCCAGTGTGGCTCATCCAAATGCAAGCACTCAGCCACCGCCGTCGCCCAGAGTCAGGCAGACAGCACGCCGGGAGACCAGCAGCCCAGCGCCCTGCCCGATACCAGCTCGTCCACCCCATCCAGCCCCAGCTAA